tgatgcCTTAATTTGCCTTTTTTCCGATTTGCTGGAAACTTAAACCCTTTATTAACAGTGCATGAAGGGGTATCCATTTCTTCCATCACGTAATTGTCGGTTTTTCCATGCATTCATgaaattattgttgttgttcgTTGATTAGAATGTCACTTGATTTAACAAATCGATGATTATTTTTCAGGGCTATAATTACTAGAATAGGAGGGATTCCAAGGCCGCAACTGGATCTTGACGTTAAGAATTTTGCAAAAGTATTTGATGATGCAGTCGGTTTCAAATTGATCCCTCCATTTGACCCTTACGCTGACACAAACCGCTATCTCTTAGCATCATATGTGATCCCCTACGTAGGATTAGTAGGTTATGTTGGCACCATTCCAAATCTTGTCAGAGAAACTTCTCGAAGTGTAAGAGTCTTATCTATCACTATCCGAGATCTCTGCAACATGCATGAATCCATTAAATTCTAAGTATATATGTCTTTTTGGTACGCAGTTGGTTGCTTCGCTTCTGGGCGTGGAGGCAGGACAGGATGCGGTCATAAGAACACTACTGTACGAGAGAGCCAACCAAACTGTGCAGCCATACAACCTTACGGTGGCCGAATTCACAACCCGTATCTCAGGGCTTAGGAACAAGCTGGCCGCGTGTGGCATCAAAGACGAAGGCATCCTGGTTCCTCTATTTCTTGGAGCAGAGAATCGTACGAACAGTAACATCCTGTCTGCTGATCCTAATTCTCTTTCATATGCTCGGACGCCACCGGAGATATTAAGGATAGTGTACGGAAGTGGCAGTGAGCATAAACCTGGTGGGTTTTTCCCTAATGGTGGAGGTGGGGACATTGCGAAGAGATATCTTCCCAAAGCTAATTAATTAGGAGCTTCCTATGGTTCTGGCCGGGTTGGGATGCTTAAATATTGGTAGTTTTATTGGCtgaaatttacaataaaaaatcaataaattgatGGTTAAAATTAGGAATAAATCgttaaattaatgtttgtaGTTTCTACAATATTGTAATAATTACGAGCCATCAAGAAATTGAGTAAATTAATTAGCACTCCCtatcatatatatgtgtgtatatatatatatatacatgtcaaaatattatatatgagataaTGTTGCTGCCgttgcatattatatattggaAATAGGAatttcaattttagaaaaaatgcaCACCAAAGTACGGTTAATGCACCTGAAATATGATCAAAACCATTTGTCGGAggttttatgttatatatttgagaaataaataGTACTTACGTATCATAAGATTAATGCACCGGAAATATGGTTAGGGTACATTTGGAACTTAAaatcacctcaactcatctcaattcattattacaactttttcaaatttcaatacaaaatataataaacaattcaactttttaaatctcaaaatgataataatattaaaaaataatattctaataatattttatcatctcaactcaac
This genomic interval from Juglans microcarpa x Juglans regia isolate MS1-56 chromosome 4D, Jm3101_v1.0, whole genome shotgun sequence contains the following:
- the LOC121259333 gene encoding desiccation-related protein PCC13-62-like, with translation MAGRNTAFFTALIFLVSVLKLSLVVMASTAGDPDCRPIAAGDTDRIQFALNLEFLEAEFFLNGALGGGLDSIAPSLAKGGPPPIGARKANLDPLVARIIEEFGYQEVGHLRAIITRIGGIPRPQLDLDVKNFAKVFDDAVGFKLIPPFDPYADTNRYLLASYVIPYVGLVGYVGTIPNLVRETSRSLVASLLGVEAGQDAVIRTLLYERANQTVQPYNLTVAEFTTRISGLRNKLAACGIKDEGILVPLFLGAENRTNSNILSADPNSLSYARTPPEILRIVYGSGSEHKPGGFFPNGGGGDIAKRYLPKAN